One Gemmatimonadaceae bacterium DNA window includes the following coding sequences:
- a CDS encoding response regulator has protein sequence MPTTPVPPFDRLRNWTSAWTRQTAARFGLDEASALDQWRGRILAALLGAVVVFGLPTLTFAIHVLASRGLYAIAALDVSCYVATCFMLYSQRPTFRTRAWALVASLFAVGTLTLTKAGLVAAGPVWLSMSALAAGLLLGVRAGVAVVMMNVAVFVVLGVGVSMGTMPWAAGRDFMLSAWSLAGLTTAMLGLTATVSVGLLVAGLEREAEARLRAEAERRRGAQLEALGTLAGGVAHDFNNLLAPILANVELLSATANAESLELLDDIRASAERGRDLVKRILQLRKGEVDSSATSDLSEVVREVARLVRSYASAGVRIDVRVPGPVMVHASSAELHQVVMNLATNSAQAMPNGGVVVLEIDPACEQRRGVTCLRVRDNGNGMCEQTLARVYEPFFTTKARDGNGLGLATVRALVHALGGTIEIESAVSVGTIVTVTFPSAGEDHDEPPDDVGHHSALAVDDLVRAPGTPGAPHGALATRPRTILLVDDEPVVLETVRRVVAALGHHAVAHATPDAAEQWFSQNAESCALVITDYRMPGRTGTQMIAALRRHRANLPALVVSGFAGEATREVRALGRATMLLSKPYAMAELKRAIDSAFDPATR, from the coding sequence GTGCCCACCACTCCCGTTCCCCCCTTCGATCGACTGCGCAACTGGACCAGCGCGTGGACGCGCCAGACGGCGGCGCGTTTCGGGCTCGACGAGGCGTCGGCGCTCGACCAGTGGCGCGGCCGCATTCTCGCCGCCCTCCTCGGCGCGGTCGTGGTGTTCGGGCTCCCCACGCTCACCTTCGCGATCCATGTCCTCGCCTCGCGCGGGCTGTACGCGATTGCCGCGCTCGATGTCTCCTGCTACGTGGCCACCTGCTTCATGCTGTACAGTCAGCGTCCCACCTTCCGCACGCGCGCCTGGGCCCTCGTCGCCTCGCTCTTCGCGGTCGGTACGCTCACGCTGACCAAGGCGGGGCTGGTGGCGGCGGGGCCCGTCTGGCTGTCGATGTCGGCGCTGGCCGCCGGGCTCCTGCTGGGCGTGCGGGCCGGTGTTGCGGTCGTCATGATGAACGTCGCGGTCTTCGTCGTCCTCGGCGTCGGCGTGTCCATGGGGACGATGCCCTGGGCGGCGGGCCGCGACTTCATGCTCTCGGCCTGGTCGCTGGCCGGGCTCACGACGGCGATGCTCGGCCTCACGGCGACGGTGTCGGTGGGGCTGCTCGTCGCCGGGCTCGAACGCGAAGCCGAGGCTCGGCTGCGCGCCGAGGCAGAGCGCAGGCGCGGGGCGCAGCTCGAGGCGCTGGGAACGCTCGCGGGAGGGGTGGCCCACGACTTCAACAACCTGCTGGCGCCAATCCTCGCCAACGTCGAGCTGCTCTCGGCAACGGCAAACGCGGAGTCGCTCGAGCTGCTGGATGACATTCGCGCGTCGGCTGAGCGCGGGCGCGATCTGGTCAAGCGCATCTTGCAGCTGCGCAAGGGCGAGGTGGACTCGTCGGCGACGAGCGACCTTTCCGAGGTGGTGCGCGAAGTGGCGCGTCTGGTCCGTTCGTACGCCTCGGCCGGCGTCCGGATCGACGTCCGGGTGCCGGGCCCGGTCATGGTCCATGCGTCGAGCGCCGAACTGCACCAGGTCGTGATGAACCTCGCCACCAACAGCGCGCAGGCCATGCCGAACGGCGGCGTGGTGGTGCTGGAGATCGACCCGGCGTGCGAGCAGCGTCGCGGCGTGACCTGCCTGCGCGTGCGCGACAACGGGAACGGCATGTGCGAGCAGACGCTTGCTCGCGTCTACGAGCCGTTCTTCACCACCAAGGCGCGCGACGGGAACGGGCTGGGGCTCGCCACCGTGCGCGCCCTGGTGCATGCGTTAGGCGGCACGATTGAGATCGAGAGCGCGGTGAGCGTTGGAACCATCGTGACGGTGACCTTCCCGTCGGCGGGCGAGGACCACGACGAGCCACCAGACGATGTGGGTCACCACTCGGCGCTCGCGGTGGATGACCTCGTCCGCGCGCCAGGCACACCGGGGGCACCGCACGGCGCATTGGCCACGCGTCCGCGCACCATCCTGCTCGTCGACGACGAACCCGTGGTGCTGGAGACGGTGCGCCGTGTGGTCGCCGCACTGGGCCACCACGCCGTCGCGCACGCCACACCCGACGCCGCGGAGCAGTGGTTCTCCCAAAACGCCGAGAGCTGCGCGCTGGTGATCACCGACTATCGGATGCCGGGGCGCACCGGGACGCAGATGATCGCCGCGCTTCGCCGGCACCGCGCCAACCTCCCCGCGCTGGTGGTAAGCGGCTTCGCCGGCGAGGCCACGCGCGAGGTGCGAGCACTCGGCCGCGCGACAATGCTCCTCTCCAAGCCGTACGCCATGGCCGAGCTCAAGCGGGCAATCGACTCGGCTTTCGACCCGGCCACTCGCTGA